A genomic segment from Clostridium pasteurianum BC1 encodes:
- the tpiA gene encoding triose-phosphate isomerase: MSRTPIIAGNWKLNNTINESLKLIEELKPLVKDAKAEVVVAPTSIALETVVKAVKGTNVKVAAQNAHFEETGAFTGEISLKALQELGVEYVILGHSERREYFNETDAALNKKVKAAFAHGIIPILCCGETLEEREANVTNEVTGKQIKLDLAGLDADSAAKVVIAYEPIWAIGTGKTATDEQANETIGAIRKTVAEIFGQEVADKVRIQYGGSVKPGTIKAQMQQPEIDGALVGGASLKASDFAAIVNF; encoded by the coding sequence ATGAGTAGAACACCAATAATAGCTGGAAACTGGAAATTAAATAATACTATTAATGAATCTTTAAAACTAATTGAAGAATTAAAACCACTTGTTAAGGATGCAAAGGCAGAAGTTGTTGTAGCGCCTACTTCTATTGCTTTGGAAACAGTTGTAAAAGCTGTTAAGGGAACAAATGTTAAAGTGGCTGCACAAAACGCTCATTTTGAAGAAACTGGAGCCTTCACTGGAGAAATATCTTTAAAAGCACTTCAAGAATTAGGTGTAGAATATGTAATACTTGGACATAGTGAAAGAAGAGAATATTTCAATGAAACAGATGCTGCATTAAACAAAAAAGTAAAGGCTGCATTTGCACATGGCATAATTCCAATACTTTGCTGTGGTGAAACTCTTGAAGAAAGAGAAGCAAATGTAACTAATGAAGTTACAGGAAAACAGATAAAATTGGATTTGGCAGGGTTAGATGCTGATAGCGCTGCAAAGGTTGTAATAGCTTATGAACCAATTTGGGCAATTGGAACAGGTAAAACAGCTACAGATGAGCAAGCTAATGAAACAATAGGAGCTATAAGAAAAACTGTTGCTGAAATTTTTGGACAGGAAGTAGCTGATAAAGTAAGAATTCAATACGGTGGATCAGTTAAACCTGGAACAATAAAAGCTCAAATGCAGCAGCCAGAAATTGATGGAGCACTAGTTGGAGGAGCAAGTCTAAAAGCTTCTGATTTTGCAGCTATTGTCAATTTCTAG
- a CDS encoding phosphoglycerate kinase, which produces MSYNKKTIEDIDVKGKRVLVRCDFNVPLKDGVITDENRLNGALPTIKYLTEKGGKVILCSHLGKAKGPDPKLTLAPVAKRLSELLGKEVVFAADDTVVGENAKKAVENLKEGEVVLLENTRYRKEEGKNEENFSKELASLADVYVNDAFGTAHRAHCSTVGVTQFVKTAVCGYLIQKELKFLGEAVENPVRPFVAILGGAKVSDKINVINNLLEKVDTLIIGGGMAYTFLKGQGYTIGKSLVEEDKVEYAKEMLEKAKAKGVKLLLPIDNVVGAEFSADTKPVTTDDANIPEGYMGLDIGPKTSGEYAAAVKEAKTVIWNGPMGVFEFENFAKGTIAVAKAMSEADATTVIGGGDSAAAVNQLGFGDKMTHISTGGGASLEFLEGKELPGIAALNDK; this is translated from the coding sequence ATGTCATATAATAAAAAGACAATTGAAGACATCGATGTTAAGGGTAAAAGAGTATTAGTAAGATGTGATTTTAATGTACCTTTAAAAGATGGCGTTATAACTGATGAAAACAGACTTAATGGTGCACTTCCAACTATAAAATATTTAACAGAAAAAGGTGGAAAGGTTATCCTTTGCTCACACCTTGGAAAAGCTAAAGGCCCAGATCCAAAGCTTACTCTTGCACCAGTTGCAAAGAGACTTTCAGAGTTACTGGGAAAAGAAGTTGTTTTCGCTGCAGATGATACTGTTGTAGGAGAAAATGCTAAAAAAGCTGTTGAAAACTTAAAAGAGGGAGAAGTTGTTCTTCTTGAAAATACAAGATACAGAAAAGAAGAAGGAAAGAATGAAGAAAACTTCTCAAAGGAATTAGCTTCACTTGCTGATGTATATGTAAATGATGCTTTTGGTACAGCTCATAGAGCACACTGCTCAACAGTTGGTGTAACTCAATTCGTTAAAACTGCTGTATGCGGATATTTAATCCAAAAAGAATTAAAATTCTTAGGAGAAGCAGTAGAGAATCCAGTAAGACCTTTCGTTGCAATTCTTGGTGGTGCTAAAGTTTCAGATAAAATCAATGTTATAAACAATCTTCTTGAAAAAGTTGATACACTAATCATTGGTGGAGGAATGGCTTACACATTCTTAAAAGGACAGGGATATACTATTGGTAAATCACTTGTTGAGGAAGACAAAGTAGAATATGCAAAAGAAATGCTTGAAAAAGCTAAAGCTAAGGGTGTAAAATTATTACTTCCAATTGATAACGTAGTTGGAGCTGAATTCAGTGCTGATACTAAACCTGTAACTACTGATGATGCTAATATTCCAGAAGGATACATGGGTCTTGATATTGGACCTAAAACATCAGGAGAATATGCTGCAGCTGTTAAAGAAGCTAAAACAGTTATTTGGAATGGACCAATGGGAGTATTTGAGTTTGAAAACTTTGCTAAGGGAACAATTGCTGTTGCTAAGGCTATGTCAGAAGCTGATGCTACAACAGTTATAGGTGGTGGAGATAGTGCTGCTGCTGTTAACCAATTAGGCTTTGGAGACAAAATGACTCATATTTCAACTGGTGGTGGTGCTTCACTTGAATTCTTAGAAGGAAAAGAACTTCCAGGAATAGCAGCACTTAATGATAAATAA
- the gap gene encoding type I glyceraldehyde-3-phosphate dehydrogenase yields MTKVAINGFGRIGRLALRRILEVPGLEVVAINDLTDAKMLAHLFKYDSSQGRFNGEIEVKEGAFVVNGKEVKVFAEADPEKLPWGELGIDVVLECTGFFTKKEKAEAHVRAGAKKVVISAPAGNDLKTIVFNVNNNDLDGTETVISGASCTTNCLAPMAKVLNDSFGIEKGFMTTIHAYTNDQNTLDGPHRKGDFRRARAAAVSIIPNSTGAAKAIAQVIPELKGKLDGNAQRVPVPTGSVTELVSVLKKNTTVEEINAAMKAAADESFGYTEDEIVSADVVGISYGSLFDATLTKIVDVNGSQLVKTVSWYDNEMSYTSQLVRTLEYFAKIAK; encoded by the coding sequence ATGACAAAAGTAGCTATTAATGGTTTTGGAAGAATAGGAAGATTGGCATTAAGAAGAATTCTTGAAGTACCTGGTTTAGAGGTTGTTGCAATCAACGATTTAACTGATGCAAAAATGTTAGCACACTTATTCAAATATGATTCATCACAAGGTAGATTCAATGGTGAAATTGAAGTTAAAGAAGGAGCTTTCGTTGTTAATGGTAAAGAAGTTAAAGTTTTCGCTGAAGCAGATCCTGAAAAATTACCATGGGGAGAATTAGGAATAGACGTTGTTCTTGAATGTACTGGTTTCTTCACAAAGAAAGAAAAAGCTGAAGCTCATGTAAGAGCTGGCGCTAAAAAAGTTGTCATTTCAGCTCCTGCTGGAAACGACTTAAAGACAATAGTATTCAATGTTAATAATAATGATCTTGATGGAACTGAAACAGTTATATCAGGTGCATCATGTACAACTAACTGCTTAGCTCCAATGGCTAAAGTATTAAACGATAGTTTTGGAATAGAAAAAGGATTTATGACTACAATTCATGCTTATACTAATGACCAAAATACATTAGATGGCCCACACAGAAAAGGTGATTTCAGAAGAGCTAGAGCTGCTGCTGTCAGCATAATTCCTAACTCAACTGGTGCTGCTAAAGCTATTGCACAAGTTATCCCAGAATTAAAAGGTAAATTAGATGGAAATGCTCAAAGAGTTCCAGTTCCAACTGGTTCAGTAACTGAATTAGTTTCAGTTCTTAAGAAAAACACTACAGTTGAAGAAATTAATGCTGCTATGAAAGCAGCTGCAGATGAGTCTTTCGGATACACTGAAGATGAAATAGTTTCTGCAGACGTTGTTGGAATATCTTATGGTTCATTATTTGATGCAACTTTAACTAAAATTGTAGATGTTAATGGATCACAATTAGTTAAGACTGTTTCTTGGTATGATAATGAAATGTCATATACTTCACAATTAGTTAGAACTTTAGAATATTTCGCTAAAATTGCAAAATAG
- a CDS encoding sugar-binding transcriptional regulator encodes MQDILKLQQKIVPELMDLLEKRYNILRAIYYNQPVGRRILANHLEMGERVVRTEINFLKKQNLINISTPGMTVTSEGEEIIDRLKDFIHEIKGLSEIEEALKQTLRIKKVVIVPGDVEEDHTVMNELGRTAAQYVRGILKDNTIIAVTGGTTIKEVIDNLSYIPYFKNTIVVPARGAMERKVETEANTLAASLANKLGATYKLLNVPENLSDVAFSTILNEKSIKNVIDILHDANVVIYGIGRADEMSTRRGLSQEETNIILEKGSVGEAFGYYFNKRGEVVYSTPSIGLKIEDIRKLENLIAVAGGKSKADAIASVQLNNEKNILITDEGTAMEILNMANDNYDN; translated from the coding sequence TTGCAGGATATTTTAAAATTACAGCAAAAAATTGTTCCGGAGCTTATGGATTTACTTGAGAAAAGGTATAATATACTTAGAGCAATTTACTATAATCAGCCAGTTGGAAGAAGAATTTTAGCAAATCATTTAGAAATGGGAGAAAGAGTAGTCAGAACGGAGATTAATTTTTTAAAAAAGCAAAACTTAATCAATATAAGTACACCTGGGATGACAGTTACCTCAGAAGGTGAAGAGATAATTGATAGGCTGAAAGATTTTATACACGAAATTAAAGGTTTAAGTGAAATAGAAGAGGCTCTAAAACAAACTTTAAGAATTAAAAAGGTTGTAATTGTGCCAGGAGATGTAGAAGAAGATCATACAGTTATGAATGAACTTGGAAGGACTGCTGCACAATATGTAAGGGGAATACTTAAGGACAATACTATTATAGCAGTTACTGGTGGTACTACTATAAAAGAAGTTATTGATAATTTATCCTATATTCCTTATTTTAAAAATACCATAGTAGTTCCAGCAAGGGGAGCTATGGAAAGAAAAGTTGAAACAGAAGCCAATACTCTTGCTGCTAGTTTAGCAAATAAATTAGGAGCTACATATAAACTTTTAAATGTTCCAGAGAATTTAAGTGATGTGGCTTTCAGTACAATTCTTAATGAAAAAAGTATTAAGAATGTTATAGATATATTACATGATGCAAATGTTGTTATTTATGGAATTGGTCGAGCTGATGAAATGAGTACAAGGAGAGGCTTAAGCCAAGAGGAAACTAACATTATATTAGAAAAAGGGTCAGTTGGAGAAGCTTTTGGTTATTATTTTAACAAAAGAGGAGAAGTAGTTTACTCAACTCCATCAATAGGATTAAAAATAGAAGACATTAGGAAACTTGAAAATCTTATAGCCGTAGCTGGTGGAAAGTCAAAAGCAGACGCTATAGCATCTGTACAGCTTAATAATGAAAAAAATATTCTCATTACGGATGAGGGTACAGCAATGGAGATATTAAACATGGCTAATGATAATTATGATAATTAG
- the rpoN gene encoding RNA polymerase factor sigma-54 → MNLDFNLNLTQQQKLVMTQQMQLSVKLLQMSNYELLDYVNKEVQENPVVDIEPSDIVQEKNDEIDYNKLSQYLESDNYNSREISRDNEEVSPLNFISERKSLKDFLKDQIIDLLENDYIKSICYYIIECINSSGYLTENIEELSETLKVDKKYVYESLEIVQSLEPIGVGARNLKECLKIQAEKKGILDKNLQDIIDKYLEDIAENRYNKIAKDLNITIQEAQAYGDRVKNFEPKPSRGFYTGDETEYIIPDAYIKQIDDQLYIIMNDNFIPKLSINNLYKNILNDSQDEDAKKYVKEKINGATFLIKSIDMRRNTIYKVIEQIVDIQRDYFLDKGSYLIPMTLKDISERINMHESTVSRAIKEKYINTDRGIIKIRDLFTTSVSNNKEEDLSTVKIKNYIKDIVDKEDKSKPISDQDICNILKNEGMGISRRTVAKYRDELGIKSSSKRKRF, encoded by the coding sequence ATGAATTTAGATTTTAATTTAAATTTAACACAGCAGCAAAAACTTGTAATGACTCAACAGATGCAATTATCTGTAAAGCTTTTGCAAATGTCAAATTATGAACTTTTAGATTATGTTAATAAAGAGGTACAGGAAAATCCCGTAGTTGATATAGAGCCTTCAGATATAGTACAGGAAAAAAATGATGAAATTGATTATAACAAATTGTCTCAATATTTAGAATCTGATAATTATAATAGCAGAGAAATTTCAAGAGATAATGAAGAAGTATCACCATTAAATTTTATATCGGAGCGGAAATCCTTAAAAGATTTTTTGAAAGACCAGATTATAGACTTGCTTGAAAATGATTACATTAAATCTATATGTTATTATATCATTGAATGTATAAATAGTTCAGGTTATTTAACAGAAAATATAGAGGAATTATCAGAGACTTTAAAAGTAGATAAAAAATATGTCTACGAAAGCCTAGAGATAGTACAATCATTAGAACCTATAGGGGTTGGTGCTAGGAACTTAAAAGAATGCTTAAAAATACAAGCTGAAAAAAAGGGTATATTGGATAAGAATCTTCAGGATATAATAGATAAATATTTAGAAGATATAGCTGAAAATAGATATAATAAAATTGCTAAGGATTTAAATATTACAATCCAAGAGGCTCAAGCTTATGGAGATAGGGTAAAGAATTTTGAACCAAAACCTTCAAGAGGCTTTTATACTGGAGATGAAACTGAGTATATTATACCTGATGCTTATATAAAGCAAATTGACGACCAATTATATATTATAATGAATGATAATTTTATTCCCAAGCTATCCATTAATAATTTATATAAAAATATTTTGAATGATTCTCAAGATGAAGATGCAAAGAAATATGTGAAAGAAAAAATCAATGGGGCCACATTTCTTATAAAGAGTATAGACATGAGAAGAAATACCATATATAAAGTTATTGAACAAATTGTTGATATACAAAGAGATTATTTTTTAGATAAGGGTAGCTATTTAATACCTATGACCTTAAAGGATATTTCTGAGAGAATAAATATGCATGAATCCACTGTCAGTAGAGCTATTAAAGAAAAATATATAAATACAGATAGGGGAATTATAAAAATTAGAGATCTATTTACCACATCCGTTAGTAATAATAAAGAGGAGGATTTATCTACGGTTAAGATTAAAAATTATATTAAAGATATAGTTGATAAAGAAGATAAGTCAAAACCAATTTCAGACCAGGATATCTGTAATATATTAAAAAATGAAGGTATGGGTATTTCTAGGAGAACTGTAGCGAAATATAGGGATGAATTGGGGATAAAATCATCCAGCAAAAGAAAAAGATTTTAG
- a CDS encoding DegV family protein — MEKIKIITVSTSDLNEDIIKKYDIEVLPLTVNIGEKSYLDGVDITTSKLLEIMKNETRFPTTSQVNPQRYLECFEKYLNEGYKILLLNMSSKMSGTYQSSCIARDMLEKKEDVVVIDTLNVTSGLGVIVLKACRLREEGFSLYEIKSKIEESIPHVKSALVFNSLDNLVKGGRLSRTAGAIGSILGIKLILEVKDGEMSVMNKVRGTKKAVKTVLEYTDNLGFSEKDTAILLHIDEEEIRSSLRANMESNNNNFIECEVGCVVGAHCGAHACGIFFIEKY, encoded by the coding sequence ATGGAAAAAATTAAAATTATAACTGTAAGTACCTCAGATTTGAATGAGGACATAATAAAAAAGTATGATATAGAGGTACTTCCTCTTACTGTAAATATAGGTGAAAAATCTTATTTAGATGGTGTGGACATAACTACATCTAAATTATTAGAAATTATGAAAAACGAAACAAGATTTCCAACTACTTCTCAGGTTAATCCTCAAAGATATCTTGAATGTTTTGAAAAATATCTTAATGAAGGATATAAAATATTGCTTTTAAATATGTCCTCAAAAATGAGTGGAACATATCAGTCATCCTGTATAGCTAGAGATATGCTTGAAAAAAAGGAAGATGTGGTAGTCATTGACACTTTAAATGTTACCTCAGGGCTTGGAGTTATTGTTCTTAAGGCATGTAGATTAAGAGAAGAGGGTTTTAGTCTTTATGAAATAAAAAGTAAAATTGAAGAGTCTATTCCACATGTTAAGAGTGCTCTTGTATTCAATAGTCTAGATAATCTGGTAAAGGGAGGAAGGCTATCACGGACTGCAGGGGCCATAGGAAGCATTTTAGGTATAAAGCTTATACTGGAAGTGAAAGATGGGGAAATGTCAGTAATGAATAAAGTCAGAGGAACTAAAAAAGCAGTGAAGACCGTTTTGGAATATACTGATAACTTAGGTTTTAGTGAAAAGGATACAGCCATATTACTACATATTGATGAAGAAGAAATAAGATCTAGTTTAAGGGCAAATATGGAAAGCAATAATAATAATTTTATAGAATGTGAAGTTGGGTGTGTGGTTGGGGCACATTGTGGAGCTCATGCCTGCGGAATATTTTTTATTGAAAAATATTAA
- a CDS encoding tRNA (cytidine(34)-2'-O)-methyltransferase: MILEKENLNIVLFQPEIPQNTGNIARTCVLTNSKLHLIKPLGFSLDEKHLKRAGLDYWDELDMNLYDSFEELRRKYENSTFYFSTTKGKNYYDDVKFKQGDFVVFGRESCGLPDEIRDSDPQRCIRVPMIKTSLRSLNLSNTVAIVAYEGIRQIGFPNMK; the protein is encoded by the coding sequence ATGATTTTGGAAAAGGAAAATTTAAATATAGTTTTGTTTCAACCAGAAATACCTCAGAATACTGGTAATATAGCAAGAACTTGTGTGCTCACAAATAGTAAATTGCATTTAATAAAACCTCTTGGCTTTAGCCTGGATGAAAAACATCTTAAAAGGGCAGGGCTTGATTATTGGGATGAACTGGACATGAATTTATATGATTCCTTTGAGGAATTAAGAAGGAAATATGAAAACTCAACCTTTTATTTTTCTACTACTAAAGGTAAAAATTACTATGATGATGTAAAATTTAAACAGGGAGATTTTGTGGTGTTTGGAAGAGAATCCTGTGGTCTTCCAGATGAAATAAGAGATAGTGATCCACAAAGATGTATAAGAGTTCCTATGATAAAAACTAGTCTAAGGTCTCTTAATCTTTCTAATACAGTAGCTATAGTAGCTTATGAGGGAATAAGACAAATTGGATTTCCCAATATGAAATAA
- a CDS encoding Cof-type HAD-IIB family hydrolase, with product MNYKLICIDMDGTLLNDKKEVSDENLNTLKKASGKGVKIAVCTGRLFASARYYAELIGVKAPVIASNGAYIREKDSDEVIYELSIGVDKCKKLQSILNKYDFNIYYNKYDAVITQNGFYEGNTYAAMNKNLSDKNKIKLITTEDIDKVIEEQGDDILKCICISNNYEGLAKARDEILEAGYYEVVSSNRDNIEIMIEGVAKGKAVRVLADFYNIAREEVICIGDNENDLSMIEFAGLGVAMGNATDRVKNIANYITETNNNNGVAKVIEKFIL from the coding sequence ATGAATTATAAATTAATTTGTATTGATATGGATGGAACTCTTCTAAACGATAAAAAAGAAGTAAGTGATGAAAATTTAAATACTTTAAAAAAGGCTAGTGGAAAAGGTGTAAAAATAGCAGTGTGTACAGGAAGGTTATTTGCTTCTGCCAGATATTACGCTGAACTTATTGGAGTGAAAGCTCCTGTTATAGCATCTAACGGTGCCTATATAAGAGAAAAGGATAGCGATGAGGTTATTTATGAACTTTCTATAGGAGTGGACAAATGTAAAAAATTGCAAAGTATACTTAATAAATATGATTTTAATATATATTATAATAAATATGATGCTGTAATTACACAAAATGGATTTTATGAAGGTAATACCTATGCTGCAATGAATAAAAATTTATCTGATAAAAATAAAATAAAATTAATTACTACAGAGGATATAGATAAGGTTATTGAAGAACAGGGAGATGATATTTTAAAATGTATTTGCATTAGTAATAATTATGAAGGCTTAGCTAAGGCAAGAGACGAAATATTGGAAGCTGGATATTATGAAGTGGTAAGTTCAAATAGAGATAATATAGAAATAATGATTGAAGGCGTAGCAAAGGGAAAAGCAGTTAGAGTATTGGCAGATTTCTATAACATTGCGAGGGAAGAGGTTATTTGTATCGGAGATAACGAAAATGATTTGTCAATGATAGAATTTGCAGGATTAGGTGTTGCTATGGGTAATGCCACTGATAGGGTAAAAAATATTGCAAATTATATAACAGAGACAAATAATAATAATGGAGTGGCAAAGGTAATAGAAAAGTTTATACTTTAA
- a CDS encoding RyR domain-containing protein yields the protein MDDKNIKIVVSGDICINLLQWKTNSCVGNLNWQSYPYVHSDLKPGEALLLSKLIASATNLPIISPEIDYSNRLFPEEMLHSTSELGLFSVSGNKSDKDKVYRIKNFLGYSGPCSEIPKLLPIVNDDENADLVILDDEDNGFNSSEEFWPLALKSPNKKPVVIYKMNNPIGSNSLWKHLEEFHIENTIVVINADDLRSKGVNISRSLSWERTALDFIWQLNNNPSLSFLAKCHHLIVPFGLEGAIHYRNDGTSESRLYFLTNEFEGDFIKDSQGSMYGLLSCFTAGLAHNIVFGILNDENLNESISEGIREGIVYSQKYFIHGFGKNPEAEVCPNSDIFAEGENDFIYKEQIQDVVIRNSNNPNCRACWYIIKDKSSINLAEIAYDIVKNGEESALKFIPIARFGNLKTVDRTEIESYRSIKNLMLEYISTKNTVRPLSIAVFGTPGSGKSFGVTEVASSIAPGLIKKINFNLSQLQTLEDLNNAFHKVRDLSLEGKLPLVFFDEFDSSFATKLGWLKYFLAPMQDGVFREGDSIHPIGKAIFVFAGGTSSTFEQFCGEEIEDEKEQKYFMREFQSAKGPDFISRLRGYVNILGPNQTDENWDQLFIVRRAMLLRSLIERKVPHLINGKGEAQIDNGVLRAMLKVARYKHESRSMEAIMEMSMLTNAKKWEQSYLPSKEQLKLHVDEEQFSRHLMQDAFFSEKIETLAMNTYQKHEMLKADNDHKVPSKLWNNIDDDIRNTSIDQIKHIPDALHRINYDIVSVKEKASVIKFTVKELNTLGAYEHKRWCLQKKEAGWVYGKEKNSNSKTHPSLVAWEILPEDRKRRVIDTVKFWPEILADANFKIEKLKSLCYCEVHGLLD from the coding sequence ATGGATGATAAAAATATAAAAATTGTTGTGTCTGGAGACATTTGCATAAATCTATTACAATGGAAAACTAATAGCTGCGTTGGGAATCTAAACTGGCAATCTTATCCTTATGTACATAGTGATTTAAAACCAGGAGAAGCACTACTTTTATCAAAGCTTATAGCTTCTGCAACAAATTTACCTATAATATCCCCTGAAATAGACTATTCAAATAGACTTTTTCCAGAGGAAATGCTACATTCTACTTCAGAACTAGGACTCTTCTCTGTAAGTGGCAATAAAAGTGATAAAGATAAAGTATATAGAATAAAAAACTTTTTGGGTTATTCAGGTCCCTGTTCTGAAATACCTAAATTACTCCCAATAGTTAATGACGATGAAAATGCCGATTTGGTTATATTAGATGATGAGGACAATGGTTTTAATTCCAGCGAAGAATTTTGGCCCTTAGCTCTAAAATCACCCAATAAAAAACCTGTAGTCATATATAAAATGAACAATCCTATAGGTTCTAATAGCCTTTGGAAGCATTTAGAAGAATTTCATATTGAAAATACTATAGTGGTGATAAATGCTGATGATTTACGTTCAAAGGGTGTCAACATAAGTAGAAGTCTTTCCTGGGAAAGAACAGCTCTTGATTTTATTTGGCAGCTTAATAATAATCCAAGTCTTTCTTTTCTCGCAAAATGTCATCACCTTATTGTACCTTTTGGCCTTGAAGGTGCTATACATTATAGAAATGATGGAACCTCTGAATCCCGTTTATATTTCCTCACAAATGAATTTGAAGGGGATTTTATTAAAGATAGTCAGGGCAGCATGTATGGACTTTTATCCTGTTTTACAGCAGGACTTGCTCATAATATTGTTTTTGGAATATTAAATGATGAGAATTTAAATGAATCCATAAGCGAAGGCATACGGGAAGGTATTGTATATTCTCAGAAATATTTTATTCATGGTTTTGGAAAAAATCCTGAGGCAGAAGTCTGTCCAAATTCTGATATATTTGCAGAAGGAGAAAATGATTTTATATATAAAGAACAAATACAGGATGTGGTAATACGTAACTCCAACAATCCAAACTGCAGAGCTTGCTGGTATATTATTAAAGATAAAAGTTCTATTAATTTGGCCGAAATAGCCTATGATATAGTTAAAAATGGTGAGGAAAGTGCCCTAAAATTTATACCAATAGCTCGATTCGGTAATTTAAAAACCGTTGATAGAACAGAAATTGAAAGTTATAGAAGTATTAAAAATCTTATGCTGGAATATATCTCTACCAAAAATACTGTTCGTCCACTTTCCATTGCTGTATTTGGTACCCCTGGATCTGGAAAATCTTTTGGTGTAACAGAAGTGGCTTCCAGTATTGCTCCTGGATTAATTAAAAAAATAAATTTCAATCTATCTCAGCTGCAGACATTAGAAGATTTAAACAATGCCTTCCATAAAGTTAGAGATCTTTCTCTAGAAGGTAAACTGCCCTTAGTATTTTTTGATGAATTTGACTCCAGTTTTGCCACAAAGCTAGGGTGGCTAAAGTACTTCCTAGCTCCAATGCAGGATGGTGTATTTAGAGAAGGTGATTCTATTCATCCTATTGGAAAGGCTATCTTCGTGTTTGCTGGTGGAACAAGCAGTACCTTTGAACAGTTCTGTGGTGAAGAAATCGAAGATGAAAAAGAACAAAAATATTTTATGAGGGAATTTCAAAGCGCTAAAGGACCTGACTTTATAAGTCGTTTAAGGGGCTATGTAAATATTCTAGGTCCTAATCAGACAGATGAAAATTGGGATCAGCTATTTATTGTTCGTAGAGCCATGTTATTGCGTTCCTTAATAGAACGTAAAGTTCCACATCTTATAAATGGAAAAGGCGAGGCTCAAATAGATAACGGTGTACTTAGAGCTATGCTAAAGGTTGCAAGATATAAACATGAGTCACGTTCCATGGAGGCTATCATGGAAATGAGCATGCTGACCAATGCAAAAAAATGGGAACAATCCTATTTACCTTCAAAAGAACAGCTTAAACTCCACGTGGATGAGGAACAATTTTCAAGACATTTAATGCAAGATGCATTTTTTAGTGAAAAGATCGAAACGCTTGCAATGAACACTTATCAAAAACATGAAATGTTAAAAGCTGACAATGATCATAAAGTTCCCTCCAAATTATGGAATAATATTGATGATGATATCAGGAACACCAGTATAGATCAAATAAAACACATACCTGATGCACTGCATCGAATTAATTATGATATAGTTTCTGTTAAGGAAAAAGCAAGTGTCATTAAGTTTACAGTAAAAGAATTAAATACCTTGGGTGCTTACGAACATAAGCGTTGGTGTCTTCAGAAAAAAGAGGCTGGTTGGGTCTATGGAAAAGAAAAGAATTCCAATTCAAAAACTCACCCATCTCTTGTAGCGTGGGAAATACTACCTGAAGATAGAAAAAGAAGAGTAATTGATACTGTTAAGTTTTGGCCAGAAATATTGGCAGATGCAAATTTCAAAATAGAGAAATTAAAGTCTTTATGCTATTGTGAAGTTCATGGATTGTTAGATTAA